TTCACGAAGGATGCGCGCGCGGTGGTCACCGGCGCGGTCGAGCACTGCGAACGGGCCGGTGGGGAACGCGTCGACGAAGCGCACCTGCTGCTCGCCCTCCTTGACCGCGAGGGCAGCCGCGCGGCGTTCGCCCTGGCGTCCCTCGGGCTGACGGAGCGGCGCGACGCGGTCGAACGGGACCTCGCCGAGGCCCGCCGCCGCGGTGGCCTCTCCCGTGCCGACGCGGACGCACTCGCCGGGCTCGGCATCGACCTCACGGAGATCGTCTTCCGGGTCGAGAAGACGCACGGGGAGGGCGCGCTGGCGCCGGGCCGGAAGGGCGGCGTACGACGGTCGGGGCGCCGCCCGTTCAGCCGCGGCGCCAAGGATCTCCTCACCCAGTCCCTGCGCACCGCCGTCGCCCATGGTGACCGGCACATCGGCGACGAGCACATGCTCCTTGCCCTGACCGCCCGCCCGGGCGTCCCGGCCGAGGTCCTCGCCGACCACGGAGTGACGCATGCGGCCGTGGAGCGGCTGCTGTGGGGCGGGGGAGAGGCGAAGGCCGGGTGACGTCGCCCCGGGTGGGGCGGCCGACGGTCGACGTCACCCCTTCCGCGACCGCAGCGTAGCCCCGATGTGCGCCGCCGCCGTCGACAAGTGGCGGCGGGCGTCGCGGAGTTGTTCCTCCGTCACGCCGTGGTCGCGGGCCGCGTCGCGGATGTCGTCACGGAAGCGGTCCAGGAGCCGGTCGAGGGCGCGGGCAGGGTCACCCGAGAAGTCCTCGTGAGCCCAGGAGGGTTCGTACGCGCCAGGGAAGTCCTCGGGTGTCGTCGTGTACTCCGGTTCCCCCGCCGCCTTCGACGTGCCCGCCGTCCCGGTGCGCCCGGTGCCGAAGTCCTTCCCGAAGCCCTTTCCGAACTCGCCGAATTCCTTGGCGAGTTCGGTCAGCCCTTCCCGTACACCTGTGGGCCAGTCGCCGCGCGCGAAGTGGTCCTGCACCTGCTCCTGCACCCGGCGTGCCATGCGCTGCAGTTCCTCCTGCGCCTGGGAGGCCGCCCGCTCCTCTGCCTCCTTGGCCTGGCGGCGCGCTCGCTGGGCCTCCTCGCGGGCTCGCCGGCTCTCGTCCTTGGCGCGCCGGGCCTGTTCCTTCCATTCCTGCTTGACGCGGCGCATCTCCTCCTTGGCGGCGCGCCACGCCTCCTTCTCGGACTGGTCGCCATACTCCCCGTACGCGCCCCCATGCTCCTTGGCCCCCCGCCGGGCCTCGGAGACCGCGGCCCGCATCTCGCGGCGCAGATCGCCTGCCGCGCCCCGGACGTCCGCCCGGATCTCGGCGGCCAGTTCGGCGACCGACTCGCCGATCTCCAGCTCCAGGTCGGCCAGCTCACCGCTGCGGTCGGCCAGTTCGGCGCGGCCCGCGTCCGTGATCGCGTACACCTTGCGGCCGCCCTCGGTGGTGTGCGTGACCAGCCCCTCGGCCTCCAGCTTGGCCAGCCGGGGGTAGACGGTGCCGGCGGACGGTGCGTACAGCCCCTGGAAGCGCTCCTCCAGCAGCCGTATCACCTCGTATCCGTGGCGCGGTGCCTCGTCCAGCAGCTTCAGCAGGTAGAGCCGCAGTCGTCCATGGGCGAAGACGGGAGGCATGTCAGAGCCCCTTCTGCTCGGTCGGGCCGCCGGTCGTGCCGTCGGAGGGACGGCCGGACGCGGTGGCGGTGTCGCTGCTGGTGCCGGGGGATAGATCCGCCACCCGTGTCGGCGAGGCGTCCCATGGTCCGGGGATGTCCCATGGTTCGTCCTCCGCGGGCGGGCGGCGGAGCAGGGCGATGGAGCCGGAGACCGTGGTGGCCTTCAGGCGGCCGTTGCCCCCGCCCAGACGGCCCGTGACCCTCTTGGCGCCCCATTGGCCTGTGACGCGCAGATCGTCGAAGGCGTTGGACACGGTGCCGCTCGCCGTGTTCGCCTCGACCTCGGCGTCCACCGGATGGGGGAGCCGGATGGCGATCTCACCCGAGACGTTCGTCAGCTGGGCGTCGGTCGGGCCGCTGGTGGGGTCGAGGTCCAGGATGATCGAGCCGCTGACCGAGTCGGCCTTCACGGACGGGCAGGCGCCCTCGATGACGGTCAGGTCGCCCGACACGGAGTTGAGCCGCAGGTCGCCGGTGACGCCCTGGGTTTCCACGCTTCCCGAGACTGTAGTGGCGCGGACCGGTCCGGAGAGGGCGACCAGCGTCGTCTCGCCCGTGACGCCCTTCACCTCGGCGCTGCCGTCGATCCCGGAGACCATGGCGTTGGCCCCTACCACGCCGACCTCCACGCGGGTGGACGCCGGAACGGCAAGGGAGACCACCGCGCTGCGGCGCCAGCCCTTCGGGTCGAGCCACTTGAGGAAGCCCTTCCAGGGGAGGTCGTCGTACGCCACCGTGAGGGTGCCGTCCTTGTGCGTCACCATGAGCGGCGGGCCCTCGATGTCCGAGACCTCCAGGCGTGCGGAACCCTCGTCCGTGCCCACCACGTTCACCGTTCCGCTGACGATGCGCACATGGAGTGCCGTCACGGGGGCGTCGAAGGTGAGCTTCCTCGGCTCTGCGACGGACCACTCTGACATGGTGCTGACCTCCTCGGCCGGTGCGGATGGGGTGTGCGCGACAGGCGGCGTCACGGCCATGCGCGACGGTGGCGGGTGCCCGTCCGACGCGCCATATCGCGTTTTGCATAATCACGATATATCGCGGCTAGGGAAAGTCAAGACACCCGTTCTGGGGAACCCGCGAGGAGGAAAGTGGACAAAACCGCCTAACGTGGGGTCATGTCGACGGAAGCTCGGGCCAGCGGACCCGCCCCCGGTGCCCTGCTCCTCTGCCGTACGGACCCCGCTTCCCTCGCTCCCGTCGCCCCCCTGCTCCGCGAGCGCATGGTGCTCACGCAGGCGGGCCCCGAGTGGAGCGCGCTGGTCCCCGAGGGCAAGCCCTGGTCGCACGGCGGCGAACCCGTCGACCGGGTCCTCACCGGCTGGGCCACCGCGCTCGCGGTCGGCGCCCCCTGGCCCGTCCTCGCCCTGTGGTGGGACGCGGATCGCGCCGGCTGCACCCTCGCCGCCGGCTTCCGCCGCCCCGTGACCTACGTGTGGCTCGCGAACGGCACCCCGGCCGGTGAGGACGAGGCGATGCGCACGCTCGGTGCCCGTCTGGGCCTCGACCCCGTCCTCGACATGCAGGCGCTCGAGCGCCTGACCGCAGCCGATGCGGGCACGGACGCACGCGCCCGCCTGCGCGGCCTCCTCGCCGTCCTCACGCGCGCGGGACTCACGCTCCCACCGGGCCTGACCCCCGGCGAACCGGCCACCCGCCTGCGCGAGGCGGCCCTCGTCCGCCCCGACGCCGAAAAGATCGCGTGGCCGGGCTGCCGCGACGCGCTCCGCACGGCACTCGACGCGGTCGGAACCACACGCCTGGGCCCCTGGCTCCCATGGGCGGGCACCCCGAAGGCCCGCGCCCTGGCCCTGGCCCAGGTGGCGGCGGGTCTCCCGCTCACGACCTGGGGCCTGCGCCATCGCAGCGGCGGCTGGATCGTGGCGGGCGCGCTCCTGCTGGCACACGGCGCGCTGGGCCTCGTGTACGACCTGGGCCGGCCGCGGGATTGACGGGCTCGTCCCAGAGGGAGTTCGCCTGCCCCTCCGGTACCGGCCGGTGGCCTACCCGGTATCGGCCGGTGGCCTACCCGGTATCGGCCGGTGGCCTACCCGGTATCGGCCGGTGGCCTACTCGTCGTCCTCCTCGTCCAGCCGCGCCAGCCAGGTCGCCAGCCGCTCCACCGGCACCTCGAAGTCCGGATTGAGATCGACGAACGTACGAAGCTGTTCGGCGAGCCACTCGAAGGTGACCTCCTCCTCGCCGCGTCGCTTCTCGAGTTCTTCGATGCCTCGGTCGGTGAAGTACAACGTG
The Streptomyces sp. CGMCC 4.7035 DNA segment above includes these coding regions:
- a CDS encoding Clp protease N-terminal domain-containing protein yields the protein MFERFTKDARAVVTGAVEHCERAGGERVDEAHLLLALLDREGSRAAFALASLGLTERRDAVERDLAEARRRGGLSRADADALAGLGIDLTEIVFRVEKTHGEGALAPGRKGGVRRSGRRPFSRGAKDLLTQSLRTAVAHGDRHIGDEHMLLALTARPGVPAEVLADHGVTHAAVERLLWGGGEAKAG
- a CDS encoding PadR family transcriptional regulator, with amino-acid sequence MPPVFAHGRLRLYLLKLLDEAPRHGYEVIRLLEERFQGLYAPSAGTVYPRLAKLEAEGLVTHTTEGGRKVYAITDAGRAELADRSGELADLELEIGESVAELAAEIRADVRGAAGDLRREMRAAVSEARRGAKEHGGAYGEYGDQSEKEAWRAAKEEMRRVKQEWKEQARRAKDESRRAREEAQRARRQAKEAEERAASQAQEELQRMARRVQEQVQDHFARGDWPTGVREGLTELAKEFGEFGKGFGKDFGTGRTGTAGTSKAAGEPEYTTTPEDFPGAYEPSWAHEDFSGDPARALDRLLDRFRDDIRDAARDHGVTEEQLRDARRHLSTAAAHIGATLRSRKG
- a CDS encoding DUF4097 family beta strand repeat-containing protein, with product MSEWSVAEPRKLTFDAPVTALHVRIVSGTVNVVGTDEGSARLEVSDIEGPPLMVTHKDGTLTVAYDDLPWKGFLKWLDPKGWRRSAVVSLAVPASTRVEVGVVGANAMVSGIDGSAEVKGVTGETTLVALSGPVRATTVSGSVETQGVTGDLRLNSVSGDLTVIEGACPSVKADSVSGSIILDLDPTSGPTDAQLTNVSGEIAIRLPHPVDAEVEANTASGTVSNAFDDLRVTGQWGAKRVTGRLGGGNGRLKATTVSGSIALLRRPPAEDEPWDIPGPWDASPTRVADLSPGTSSDTATASGRPSDGTTGGPTEQKGL
- a CDS encoding DUF6104 family protein; the protein is MYFTDRGIEELEKRRGEEEVTFEWLAEQLRTFVDLNPDFEVPVERLATWLARLDEEDDE